The Desulfomonilia bacterium genome includes a region encoding these proteins:
- a CDS encoding DUF4150 domain-containing protein: protein MFANTQMGGMDTGFPDVCLTPSPAGPVPVPYPNIANGPMGVPAAYKVLFMAAPAHNMNTQIPLSNGDNAGVATGVASGMVMGPARHLTASFTVLVGGMPATKLTSASLQNSTNCPGVRVAPSQTKVLLLAP from the coding sequence ATGTTCGCCAACACACAGATGGGCGGAATGGATACGGGATTTCCCGATGTCTGCCTGACGCCGAGCCCGGCGGGGCCTGTGCCGGTCCCTTATCCGAACATTGCCAACGGCCCGATGGGGGTTCCTGCGGCATACAAGGTGCTTTTCATGGCGGCGCCCGCACATAATATGAACACTCAGATTCCGCTCAGTAACGGCGACAACGCCGGTGTGGCAACGGGGGTTGCATCCGGCATGGTCATGGGCCCGGCAAGGCATCTGACGGCATCATTCACCGTGCTGGTGGGAGGGATGCCCGCCACAAAGCTTACAAGCGCATCGCTCCAGAATTCCACAAACTGTCCGGGCGTGCGTGTAGCGCCCAGCCAGACAAAGGTGCTGCTCCTGGCGCCCTAG